In Leptolyngbya sp. NIES-2104, the genomic window GGTCGGCTCGTAGGTGTATCCACAAGCGGCGCACTCATAGCGATCGAGATCTTTTGGATCTAACGGCTTAACCTCAGTCTCTACAGCGTTTTCTTGGGAGTTATCAGCTTCGGTACTCATGGCAAAATGTCAGGGAGTGACCCAAACCTTAAAGTGTTCGTTAATTATTATGACATTATGAGATCCTTCTCAAACGCCCAATAATTTAGCCAATTCACATATACTTTCTTCAGAACTGCCCCAAATCTGAATAGATTCTGCTCAATGGTTTCGATTCAGAACCAATTGTAAGTAATCCTTGATTTGGCGGGTATTTCAGCGCACCATGATAAATTGCGACACACTATAATAATGAAGTGTAAAGCAACGTAACCAGTCCATTTTTGTAGAACGAGAGGCGGCGAATACCTGTGTATGTCCTAAGCGGCTATGAATATCTTTTAGGCTTCCTGCTGATTTGCAGTTTGGTTCCGGTTCTGGCACTTCTGGCTTCTAAGCTAGTTCGCCCTAGCCGTCGAGGACCTGAACGCCGTACCACGTATGAATCGGGGATGGAACCGATCGGGGGTGCATGGATTCAGTTCAACATCCGTTACTACATGTTCGCGCTCGTATTCGTGATCTTCGACGTAGAAACGGTGTTTCTGTACCCTTGGGCAGTCGCTTTCAATCGTTTGGGATTGTTAGCGTTCATCGAAGCGCTGATTTTCATTGGAATTTTAATTGTCGGTCTGGTCTACGCCTGGCGAAAAGGAGCATTGGAATGGTCATGAATCCAGAAGCGACTTCGCTTAACGGCGGGTCTCTCATTAATCCGATCGAGCGTCCGGGTGTGACGCAAGAATTGTCCGAGAACGTCATTTTGACGACGGTAGACGATCTTTACAACTGGGCAAGATTATCGAGTCTTTGGCCCCTTCTCTTTGGAACGGCTTGCTGCTTTATCGAATTTGCGGCGCTGATCGGTTCGCGGTTTGACTTCGATCGCTTTGGACTCGTTCCGCGATCGGCACCCAGACAAGCGGATCTTTTGATCACCGCAGGTACGATCACGATGAAAATGGCTCCCGCTTTGGTGCGTCTCTACGAGCAAATGCCCGAACCGAAATATGTGATCGCGATGGGCGCTTGCACGATTACGGGCGGAATGTTCAGCGTGGATTCTCCGACTGCGGTTCGCGGCGTGGATAAACTGATTCCAGTTGATATCTATTTGCCGGGATGTCCTCCCCGTCCTGAAGCGATCATCGATGCGATCATCAAGCTTCGTAAGAAGATCTCGAACGAATCGATCCAGGAACGCGGTCAACTGCTGCAAACCCACCGCTACTACAGCACGACCCACAATATGCAGCCGTACAAAATCATTCACGATGGCACGTATCTGCAATCAGATAGCCGAAACGCGCCACCACGTGAATTAGCGGAAGCATTGGGTCTTGAAGTCCCTGCGGTTTTGGAAGCGCAAAAGGAGAACGTCGATCGTGGCTGAAGAAAAACAAGCGACTGAAACAACGATCGTTGAAGCGGGTAAAACTTCCA contains:
- the ndhC gene encoding photosynthetic/respiratory NAD(P)H-quinone oxidoreductase subunit C, with translation MYVLSGYEYLLGFLLICSLVPVLALLASKLVRPSRRGPERRTTYESGMEPIGGAWIQFNIRYYMFALVFVIFDVETVFLYPWAVAFNRLGLLAFIEALIFIGILIVGLVYAWRKGALEWS
- a CDS encoding NADH dehydrogenase subunit K; amino-acid sequence: MVMNPEATSLNGGSLINPIERPGVTQELSENVILTTVDDLYNWARLSSLWPLLFGTACCFIEFAALIGSRFDFDRFGLVPRSAPRQADLLITAGTITMKMAPALVRLYEQMPEPKYVIAMGACTITGGMFSVDSPTAVRGVDKLIPVDIYLPGCPPRPEAIIDAIIKLRKKISNESIQERGQLLQTHRYYSTTHNMQPYKIIHDGTYLQSDSRNAPPRELAEALGLEVPAVLEAQKENVDRG